One genomic region from Candidatus Mesenet endosymbiont of Agriotes lineatus encodes:
- the putA gene encoding bifunctional proline dehydrogenase/L-glutamate gamma-semialdehyde dehydrogenase PutA gives MFDNSAFVSSEIRKHIQKLYCVNEKSHIRCLVESIDINNESKTRIYSTAKQIIEKIKDSKLNIVDAFIQEYSLTSDEGIALMCLAESLLRIPDNCTIDELIKDKIISCQWNKRAKRSSSLFVNASTWALATGKNILTQDVEDSKWYNIVNNLIKRFGEPIIRRAVTQFVSMLGKHFIVGETIEEALETVESSKNKALYSYDMLGEAAYTAESANDYFNLYMHAIKVIGSAANAKSPFKSDGISIKLSALHPRYEFTQLDRIKSEMIPKVLELCCAAKKYDISLCVDAEEAKRLEASLIIFEALRLDESLNGWEGLGFAVQAYQKRALSVLDFIEDVAIRSKHKVMVRLVKGAYWDFEIKNAQELGLDDYPVFTRKAYTDVSYLACAQKLLSKENSFYPCFATHNAHTLSAIIELADKDHSGFEFQRLYGMGKNLYDYITSELASNINCRIYAPIGSHDNLLCYLIRCLFENGASSSFINQINNPEVDVEELVADPIDKAKSFNYEPHPSIPLPKNIIPKRKSSSGIDINDSLSMLKIEEGIKSFANTQWQVGPIVSGQFSDSSNAQVINPARLEHVVGYVSDTNKKQALEALDIAYHAWPDWKNTKVQSRAECLEKAADLIEGESMLKLIYLLIVEAGKTVSDAIAEVREAIDFLRYYAAVAKNDLSEPKVLPGIAGEDNFILFEGRGVFLCISPWNFPLAIFIGQVAAALVAGNTVLAKPAEQTPIIAYEAIKILLDAGIPQNALSLLPGDGEFLGRTLIPNKKIADVAFTGSTQTAFLINKMLAEREGPISPLIAETGGLNAMIVDSSVLLEQVTADVLLSAFGSSGQRCSSLRVLFIQNDIADRQIKMICGAMEELRVGDPMLFNTDIGPIIDKNSLEILSQHTKKMPKIGKLICKTSHHSNNGYFFPPHAYEIEDILQLKQEVFGPILHIIRYEKSHLDKVIDDINSTGYGLTFALQSRVQNNIDYISSKISAGNIYINRNQIGAVVEMQPFGGRGLSGTGPKAGGPYYLHRFSVEKVISVNSTAMGGNSALLCLKP, from the coding sequence ATGTTTGATAACTCTGCTTTTGTTTCAAGTGAAATCAGAAAGCATATTCAGAAGCTTTATTGTGTTAATGAGAAGAGCCATATTCGTTGCCTTGTTGAAAGCATCGATATTAACAACGAATCAAAAACTAGAATCTACAGCACCGCAAAACAGATAATTGAAAAAATCAAAGATAGTAAATTGAATATTGTTGACGCATTTATACAGGAGTATTCACTTACAAGTGATGAGGGTATAGCCTTGATGTGCCTTGCTGAATCGTTGCTTCGTATACCAGACAATTGTACAATAGATGAGCTGATTAAGGACAAAATTATAAGTTGTCAGTGGAATAAACGTGCAAAAAGATCCTCTTCTTTATTTGTAAACGCATCAACTTGGGCTCTCGCTACAGGAAAAAATATACTTACTCAAGATGTTGAGGATTCAAAGTGGTATAATATAGTTAATAATCTCATTAAAAGGTTTGGTGAGCCTATTATTCGTAGAGCTGTTACTCAATTTGTATCGATGCTTGGTAAACATTTTATTGTAGGAGAAACAATAGAAGAAGCTTTAGAAACTGTAGAATCTAGTAAAAACAAAGCTTTATATTCTTACGACATGCTGGGTGAAGCTGCGTATACTGCTGAGAGTGCAAATGATTATTTCAATTTATATATGCATGCAATAAAGGTTATCGGCAGCGCTGCAAATGCAAAAAGCCCTTTTAAATCAGATGGCATATCGATAAAGTTATCTGCTCTTCATCCGCGTTATGAGTTTACTCAGCTTGATCGCATTAAGAGCGAGATGATACCTAAAGTTTTAGAACTTTGCTGTGCTGCAAAGAAATATGATATTTCCTTATGTGTAGATGCAGAAGAAGCAAAAAGGCTTGAAGCCTCACTAATTATTTTTGAAGCTTTGCGCTTAGATGAATCGCTAAATGGATGGGAAGGTCTTGGGTTTGCAGTGCAGGCTTATCAAAAACGTGCCTTATCAGTATTAGATTTTATTGAAGATGTTGCCATTAGATCTAAACATAAAGTTATGGTAAGGCTTGTAAAAGGTGCATACTGGGACTTTGAGATAAAAAATGCACAAGAGCTTGGACTTGATGACTATCCAGTTTTCACTAGAAAAGCCTACACAGATGTTTCGTATCTTGCATGTGCGCAAAAGCTTTTGAGTAAAGAAAACAGTTTTTATCCCTGCTTTGCTACTCACAATGCCCACACGCTTTCCGCTATTATTGAGCTCGCTGATAAAGATCATTCAGGTTTTGAGTTTCAGCGTCTTTATGGAATGGGAAAGAATTTGTATGACTACATAACATCAGAACTAGCCAGTAATATAAATTGCCGTATTTATGCTCCAATTGGTAGCCATGATAATCTGTTATGTTACTTAATTAGATGTTTGTTTGAAAATGGAGCGAGTAGTTCTTTTATTAATCAAATAAACAACCCAGAGGTTGATGTTGAAGAGTTAGTTGCAGATCCAATAGATAAAGCAAAAAGTTTTAATTATGAGCCTCATCCAAGTATTCCTTTACCTAAAAATATTATTCCAAAAAGAAAGAGTTCCTCTGGTATAGATATAAACGATTCCTTATCTATGCTAAAAATAGAAGAAGGTATAAAAAGCTTTGCTAACACGCAATGGCAAGTTGGGCCAATAGTAAGTGGTCAATTTTCTGATTCAAGTAATGCACAAGTTATAAATCCAGCAAGATTGGAACATGTTGTTGGATATGTATCAGATACAAATAAAAAACAAGCCTTGGAAGCTTTAGATATAGCATATCATGCATGGCCTGACTGGAAGAATACCAAAGTACAAAGCCGTGCAGAATGCTTAGAAAAAGCAGCTGATTTAATAGAAGGCGAAAGCATGCTAAAACTAATTTACTTACTTATAGTAGAAGCTGGTAAAACTGTAAGTGATGCAATTGCAGAAGTTAGAGAAGCAATAGATTTTCTACGTTATTATGCGGCTGTTGCAAAAAATGATCTAAGTGAACCAAAGGTGCTTCCAGGCATTGCCGGTGAGGATAATTTTATTTTATTTGAAGGAAGGGGAGTTTTTTTATGCATATCGCCTTGGAATTTTCCACTTGCTATATTTATTGGACAAGTTGCTGCTGCACTTGTAGCTGGTAACACTGTTTTAGCGAAGCCAGCAGAACAAACGCCTATCATTGCTTATGAAGCAATCAAGATACTTCTTGATGCTGGAATACCACAAAATGCACTAAGTTTACTTCCAGGAGATGGTGAATTTTTAGGAAGGACTTTAATACCTAACAAAAAAATTGCTGATGTTGCTTTTACTGGTTCAACGCAAACTGCATTTTTAATCAATAAAATGTTAGCTGAAAGGGAAGGCCCTATATCTCCACTGATTGCTGAAACTGGTGGGCTTAATGCTATGATAGTAGATAGTTCAGTTCTTCTGGAACAGGTGACAGCAGATGTTTTACTTTCTGCTTTTGGTAGCAGCGGTCAACGCTGTTCTTCACTGAGGGTCCTATTTATTCAAAATGATATAGCAGACAGGCAAATAAAAATGATATGTGGTGCTATGGAAGAATTAAGGGTTGGAGATCCAATGCTATTTAATACTGATATTGGACCAATTATTGATAAAAATTCGCTTGAGATATTATCTCAGCATACAAAAAAGATGCCAAAAATAGGGAAACTCATTTGTAAAACATCACATCACTCTAATAATGGTTATTTTTTTCCTCCTCATGCCTATGAGATAGAAGATATTTTGCAGTTAAAACAAGAAGTTTTTGGACCAATTTTGCACATAATACGCTATGAAAAATCACATCTTGATAAGGTGATTGATGATATAAATAGCACTGGGTATGGCCTTACATTTGCCCTGCAAAGCCGTGTACAAAACAATATTGATTATATTAGCAGTAAAATATCTGCAGGTAACATCTATATTAATAGGAATCAAATAGGTGCGGTAGTTGAGATGCAACCATTTGGTGGAAGGGGTTTATCAGGTACTGGCCCTAAAGCAGGTGGACCGTATTATTTACATCGTTTTTCTGTAGAGAAAGTGATAAGCGTAAATTCTACTGCTATGGGAGGTAACTCTGCTCTATTATGCTTAAAACCTTAG
- the folP gene encoding dihydropteroate synthase, producing MMTKIMGILNITPDSFSDGGKFLNGDAALKHAEYLIDNGVNIIDIGAESTRSGAILISEEEEWDRLEPALQKIIDMAHKAKIEVSIDTNKAKIAEKAINVGVDYINDVSGTYDKKMADIISQSKTKLFLMHNLGVPADKNNILPKGADPIHELIEWFKKRIAALNNLGITKIIIDPGIGFGKDAEQSWYIINNIDKLKALNFPICVGHSRKSMFHILNEKHSDNYEIETLTVSIVLAQKEIQYIRVHNTAFHLQAFNVLDKFDSSNV from the coding sequence ATGATGACAAAAATAATGGGTATTCTAAATATTACACCAGATTCATTTTCAGATGGAGGAAAATTTTTAAACGGGGATGCTGCTTTAAAACATGCTGAGTATTTAATAGATAATGGTGTAAATATAATCGATATCGGTGCTGAATCAACAAGATCTGGAGCAATTCTTATAAGTGAAGAAGAGGAATGGGATCGTCTTGAGCCTGCATTACAAAAGATAATTGACATGGCTCATAAAGCAAAGATTGAAGTGAGTATAGATACAAATAAAGCAAAAATTGCAGAAAAGGCGATTAATGTTGGCGTTGATTATATTAATGATGTTAGTGGTACATATGATAAAAAAATGGCAGATATCATATCTCAAAGTAAAACAAAGCTATTCTTGATGCATAACCTGGGTGTACCTGCAGATAAAAATAATATTCTTCCTAAAGGAGCTGATCCTATCCACGAATTAATAGAATGGTTTAAAAAACGTATTGCAGCTTTAAACAACCTAGGTATTACCAAAATAATTATCGATCCTGGTATAGGCTTTGGCAAGGATGCCGAGCAATCTTGGTATATTATTAACAATATAGATAAATTAAAAGCACTAAACTTCCCAATATGTGTTGGTCATTCACGTAAGTCTATGTTTCATATTTTGAATGAAAAACATAGTGATAATTATGAAATAGAAACACTTACAGTTTCAATTGTACTTGCGCAAAAAGAAATACAGTACATAAGAGTACACAACACAGCATTTCATCTGCAAGCGTTCAATGTGTTGGATAAGTTTGATAGCTCAAATGTGTAG
- the sdhC gene encoding succinate dehydrogenase, cytochrome b556 subunit, whose amino-acid sequence MVRPLSPYLQVLRKMQITSLLSISHRVSGVFLFFGVLFYSWCFALYVFFTDFVIAFSSRQCFILINKAFTFLFLSSFTYHFFNGIRHLLWDFGINLTNKGVSITGVIVVVLFLLSTLSLAFLVFY is encoded by the coding sequence ATGGTGAGGCCTCTTTCTCCATATCTTCAGGTGCTGCGTAAGATGCAAATTACTAGTTTGCTTTCTATATCTCATAGGGTAAGTGGCGTGTTTTTATTTTTTGGTGTCTTATTTTACTCTTGGTGTTTTGCATTGTATGTTTTTTTTACTGACTTTGTGATTGCATTTTCTTCTCGTCAATGTTTTATTTTAATTAACAAAGCTTTTACTTTTCTATTTTTATCTTCTTTTACCTACCATTTTTTTAATGGTATACGCCATTTACTGTGGGATTTTGGTATAAATCTTACCAATAAAGGAGTGTCAATTACAGGTGTAATAGTAGTAGTTTTGTTTTTGCTTTCTACTCTTTCTTTAGCTTTTTTAGTTTTTTACTAA
- the sdhD gene encoding succinate dehydrogenase, hydrophobic membrane anchor protein, which produces MKNPIYHWWFQRLSAAIMLCLFPWFIYIFTHLFTIQGKQQIAHFILSHPLQVLIFFVLLFLALWHAVLGMQVIFEDYVYNIKVRSLLNISNKVVSIITFLAVLVAFIYFLYRN; this is translated from the coding sequence ATGAAAAACCCTATTTATCATTGGTGGTTTCAACGTTTGTCAGCTGCTATTATGCTATGTTTATTTCCATGGTTTATATACATTTTTACTCATCTATTTACCATTCAAGGTAAACAGCAAATTGCTCACTTCATTTTATCTCATCCATTGCAAGTTTTAATTTTTTTTGTGTTATTATTTTTAGCGCTTTGGCATGCTGTTTTAGGGATGCAAGTCATTTTTGAAGATTATGTTTATAATATAAAAGTAAGGTCCTTACTTAATATTTCTAATAAAGTAGTGTCTATCATTACGTTTCTAGCAGTACTAGTTGCTTTTATTTATTTCCTTTATAGGAATTAG
- the ligA gene encoding NAD-dependent DNA ligase LigA encodes MDNFEKIKEEFLDLKAKVKHYDTLYYTKNKPAVTDAEYDDLRVKLVEIEEKFLQLKLMGSVQESVGSEPDSRFKKIQHKKPMLSLDNASNLQDIEKFCAKVKRFLNIDEVELLCELKIDGLSFAVTYENGALAYATTRGNGHIGEDVTANVATLKDLPKLLNTGDTLEVRGEIYIDRNDFIDLNKDNEFANPRNAAAGSIRQLDPKITASRPLKYFAYSITNCKEETQYEILKRLKELGFCVSNNIAVVKTIDEIADFYNKIYSSRHSIDYDIDGLVYKVNSLKLQERLGSTSRAPRWAIAHKFPAMVAKTKLNKISIQIGRTGVLTPVAELVPVNIGGVLVSRASLHNKNEIERKDIREGDIVTVQRAGDVIPQIIEVDKSLRSNEVQKFVFPSSCPECGSNICKTEGEVALRCKGEFYCKAQLIEKLKHFVSKDAFDIVGLGRKQIEFFYSNDLITQISDVFFLEEKIKDLNFPLETSNGWGKKSISNLFDAIKSRKTIDLYRLIFALGIKFVGQKAAKLLANYYNSYTNWYSAMKGLAIDDLISIDGIGKRTVSSIKSFFSEKHNIEVLDKLTSRLEILDSDYGNSNNKSELNGKTIVFTGSLLHMTRSEAKARAESLGVKVSSSLSTKTDYLIIGEKPGSKYKKAVELGVTILNEENWLLLSSK; translated from the coding sequence ATGGATAATTTTGAAAAGATAAAGGAAGAGTTTTTAGATCTAAAGGCAAAGGTAAAACATTATGATACTCTTTATTATACAAAAAATAAACCAGCAGTTACCGATGCTGAATATGATGACTTGCGCGTAAAGCTTGTAGAAATAGAGGAAAAATTTCTTCAGTTAAAACTCATGGGTAGTGTGCAGGAAAGTGTAGGTTCAGAACCTGATAGTAGGTTTAAAAAGATCCAGCATAAGAAGCCTATGCTTTCTCTGGACAATGCTTCAAATTTACAAGACATAGAGAAATTTTGTGCAAAAGTAAAACGCTTTTTAAATATAGATGAAGTAGAATTACTATGTGAGCTAAAAATAGATGGTTTATCATTTGCTGTAACTTATGAAAACGGAGCTTTAGCTTATGCCACAACACGTGGTAATGGCCACATTGGTGAGGATGTTACAGCAAATGTTGCTACTTTAAAAGATTTACCAAAACTTCTAAATACAGGTGATACTTTAGAAGTTAGGGGAGAAATATATATAGATCGGAATGATTTTATAGATCTAAATAAAGATAATGAATTTGCAAATCCTAGAAATGCAGCAGCAGGATCTATAAGACAGCTTGATCCTAAAATTACAGCAAGCAGGCCTCTTAAATATTTCGCTTATTCTATAACCAATTGTAAAGAAGAAACGCAATACGAAATATTGAAAAGATTAAAAGAGCTTGGATTTTGCGTAAGTAATAATATAGCAGTAGTTAAAACCATAGATGAAATTGCTGATTTTTATAACAAAATTTACAGCAGCCGTCATAGCATTGACTACGACATTGATGGGCTTGTCTATAAGGTAAATAGTCTAAAGTTGCAAGAGCGCCTTGGCAGTACAAGTCGTGCACCACGTTGGGCTATAGCACATAAATTTCCTGCTATGGTAGCCAAAACAAAGTTAAATAAAATATCAATTCAAATAGGTAGAACAGGTGTTTTAACACCAGTTGCAGAATTAGTTCCTGTAAATATTGGTGGAGTTCTAGTGAGCAGAGCGAGTTTGCACAACAAAAACGAAATTGAGCGCAAAGATATAAGAGAAGGTGATATTGTTACAGTGCAAAGAGCAGGTGATGTAATCCCACAAATTATAGAAGTAGATAAAAGCTTACGCTCCAATGAGGTACAAAAATTTGTTTTCCCTAGCTCTTGTCCGGAATGTGGCAGTAACATCTGTAAAACCGAAGGTGAAGTTGCATTAAGGTGCAAGGGAGAGTTTTATTGCAAAGCCCAATTAATAGAGAAGCTGAAGCACTTTGTTTCTAAGGATGCTTTTGATATTGTTGGTCTTGGTAGAAAACAAATAGAATTTTTTTATAGTAACGACTTAATTACACAAATTTCTGATGTCTTTTTTTTGGAAGAGAAGATTAAAGACCTTAATTTTCCTTTAGAAACCAGTAATGGTTGGGGTAAAAAATCAATAAGTAATTTATTTGACGCAATAAAGAGTAGGAAAACGATAGATTTATATAGACTAATATTTGCACTAGGTATTAAGTTTGTTGGGCAAAAAGCAGCTAAATTATTAGCTAACTATTATAATTCATATACTAATTGGTATAGTGCTATGAAAGGATTGGCCATAGATGATCTGATTAGTATTGATGGTATAGGAAAAAGAACAGTCAGTTCAATTAAGTCTTTCTTCTCTGAAAAACATAATATTGAGGTATTAGATAAACTCACATCGCGCCTAGAAATTTTAGACTCTGATTATGGTAACTCAAATAATAAATCTGAACTAAATGGTAAAACAATAGTATTTACTGGTTCACTGCTGCATATGACAAGAAGTGAAGCCAAGGCAAGAGCTGAATCGCTTGGGGTCAAAGTGAGCTCAAGTTTATCAACAAAAACTGATTACTTAATTATTGGTGAAAAACCAGGATCGAAGTATAAAAAAGCTGTAGAGCTTGGTGTAACTATTTTAAATGAAGAGAATTGGCTACTTTTGAGTTCTAAATAA